The following are encoded in a window of Miltoncostaea marina genomic DNA:
- a CDS encoding ATP-dependent metallopeptidase FtsH/Yme1/Tma family protein, with translation MHRNDTGLTDPSSSLRRALALVALVLAAALALVAGPAAAAEAPEQVPASVVEPLGGVDAPAVVPYRQIVGAADARNLNAAVVDTSAYWVSAVDREGHIIAARIPRPQPGRDFAQTTAGAAAPPQRGAAPGPFELATFLREHSVAVLQPAAAEPDSGGALSGPMRYLIIPLSVAVIAALFVGSVMLIRRARGGGAGGRGGAAGHGKIRKNAQVEPPSVRFGDVAGCDEAVEELREVVTFLREPERFRRVGARMPRGVILHGPPGTGKTLLAKAVAGEAGVPFFALSGSDFVDTFVGVGASRVRDLFATARKSETGAIIFFDEIDAIGRARGAGMSGADSEREGTLNQLLVELDGFGARDRIVVVAATNRLDMLDAALLRPGRFDRRVQVGLPAETGRLAILRLHSRGMPIAEPESLARLAAVTAGFAGADLANIVNEAAIMAARAGRGTILGEDLDEGLLRAVAGPQRADRRIAEGELETIAWHEAGHALAAELCPTHHKAQRVTILSRGDAGGLALYGSQDRALTSQQHLHERMVVAMAGRAAEQIRFGIISSGAANDLEQVNGMAREAVERLGFSPRVGQIITSSGPHGSTPLSGEVRRIIDEEIGRMVDAAYADAVALLTDHREELDALAELLLAQEQIDRADIDLLLAGLSGGGRRLPSRADALPTARPVAQAAPPVALPEPEPVTAAPVPARRPARRRLPAVPLPSHRGRRVLAGVESAAATLYAVALPRVARRRRRKGPGLA, from the coding sequence GTGCACCGCAACGACACGGGCCTGACCGACCCGTCCTCGTCCCTCCGACGCGCGCTCGCGCTCGTCGCCCTGGTCCTCGCCGCCGCCCTCGCGCTCGTCGCGGGGCCCGCCGCGGCCGCCGAGGCGCCCGAGCAGGTGCCCGCCAGCGTCGTCGAGCCGCTCGGCGGCGTCGACGCGCCGGCCGTGGTGCCGTACCGCCAGATCGTCGGCGCGGCCGACGCCCGCAACCTCAACGCCGCCGTCGTCGACACCTCCGCCTACTGGGTGTCGGCCGTCGACCGCGAGGGGCACATCATCGCGGCGCGCATCCCGCGGCCGCAGCCCGGCCGCGACTTCGCGCAGACGACGGCCGGGGCCGCGGCGCCGCCGCAGCGCGGCGCAGCCCCCGGGCCGTTCGAGCTCGCCACCTTCCTGCGCGAGCACTCCGTGGCGGTGCTGCAGCCGGCCGCGGCCGAGCCCGACTCCGGCGGCGCCCTCAGCGGCCCCATGCGCTACCTGATCATCCCGCTGTCGGTCGCGGTCATCGCGGCCCTGTTCGTGGGCAGCGTCATGCTCATCCGGCGCGCGCGGGGCGGCGGCGCGGGCGGCCGCGGCGGCGCGGCCGGCCACGGCAAGATCCGCAAGAACGCCCAAGTCGAGCCGCCCTCGGTGCGCTTCGGCGACGTCGCCGGATGCGACGAGGCGGTCGAGGAGCTGCGCGAGGTGGTCACCTTCCTCCGCGAGCCCGAGCGCTTCCGCCGCGTCGGCGCCCGCATGCCGCGCGGCGTGATCCTGCACGGCCCGCCCGGCACCGGGAAGACCCTCCTCGCCAAGGCCGTGGCGGGCGAGGCCGGCGTGCCCTTCTTCGCGCTGTCCGGCTCGGACTTCGTGGACACGTTCGTGGGCGTGGGCGCCTCCCGGGTGCGCGACCTGTTCGCGACCGCGCGCAAGAGCGAGACCGGCGCGATCATCTTCTTCGACGAGATCGACGCGATCGGCCGGGCCCGCGGGGCCGGCATGAGCGGCGCCGACTCCGAGCGGGAGGGCACGCTCAACCAGCTGCTGGTGGAGCTCGACGGCTTCGGCGCGCGCGACAGGATCGTGGTGGTGGCGGCGACGAACCGGCTCGACATGCTCGACGCGGCCCTGCTGCGGCCGGGCCGCTTCGACCGACGGGTGCAGGTGGGCCTGCCGGCCGAGACCGGCCGCCTGGCGATCCTGCGGCTGCACTCGCGCGGCATGCCGATCGCCGAGCCCGAGTCGCTGGCGCGACTCGCCGCGGTGACCGCGGGCTTCGCCGGCGCGGACCTCGCCAACATCGTCAACGAGGCGGCGATCATGGCCGCCCGCGCCGGGCGCGGCACCATCCTGGGCGAGGACCTGGACGAGGGCCTGCTGCGCGCCGTCGCCGGGCCGCAGCGCGCCGACCGACGCATCGCGGAGGGCGAGCTGGAGACGATCGCCTGGCACGAGGCGGGCCACGCCCTGGCGGCCGAGCTCTGCCCCACCCACCACAAGGCGCAGCGCGTCACCATCCTCAGCCGCGGCGACGCCGGCGGCCTGGCCCTCTACGGCAGCCAGGATCGCGCCCTCACCTCGCAGCAGCACCTGCACGAGCGCATGGTCGTCGCGATGGCCGGCCGCGCCGCCGAGCAGATCCGCTTCGGGATCATCTCCTCGGGCGCGGCGAACGACCTGGAGCAGGTCAACGGGATGGCCCGCGAGGCCGTCGAGCGGCTCGGCTTCTCGCCGCGCGTCGGGCAGATCATCACATCGTCGGGCCCGCACGGCTCCACCCCGCTCTCGGGCGAGGTGCGCCGGATCATCGACGAGGAGATCGGCCGCATGGTCGACGCGGCCTACGCGGACGCCGTGGCCCTGCTCACCGACCACCGCGAGGAGCTCGACGCCCTGGCCGAGCTGCTGCTCGCTCAGGAGCAGATCGACCGGGCCGACATCGACCTGCTGCTGGCCGGTCTGTCCGGCGGCGGGCGGCGGCTGCCCTCGCGCGCCGACGCCCTGCCGACCGCGCGCCCCGTCGCCCAGGCCGCGCCCCCCGTGGCGCTGCCCGAGCCGGAGCCGGTCACGGCGGCGCCCGTGCCGGCGCGGCGGCCCGCGCGCCGGCGCCTGCCGGCGGTCCCGCTGCCGTCGCACCGGGGCCGGCGGGTGCTGGCCGGCGTCGAGTCGGCCGCGGCGACGCTCTACGCCGTGGCCCTGCCGCGCGTCGCCCGGCGGCGCCGCCGCAAGGGGCCGGGCCTGGCCTGA
- the uvrA gene encoding excinuclease ABC subunit UvrA — MAATRPERADAIRVVGAREHNLRDVSVDIPRDELTVITGLSGSGKSSLAFDTLYAEGQRRYVESLSAYARQFLGQMDKPDVDHIDGLSPAISIDQKTTSRNPRSTVATVTEIYDYLRLLFARVGEPHCPVCGRPIAGQSVDQIADQVLSLPEGTRFLVLAPLVRDRKGEHRDLLEQVRAEGFTRVAVDGTTYTLDEVPPLDKKFAHTIEVVVDRLVMRDDLRRRLTDSLETATGLADGLVRIETAPRDGSPPQSHIYSERFACPEHGASLPELAPRTFSFNTPHGACPQCTGLGFTQEVDPELVVDPERTLAEGAVLPWCDRTTDYYDLMLAAVATQHEIDLNTPWRKLPERHRTLLLNGPKRRERVYLGTRRKGGSWGWFEGVVPQLRRQHTTSMSQAVRDSVEQFMSLRPCPACGGARLKPESLAVTVAGRSIHEVCLLSVGDALAFFGGLDLSETQAFIGARVIQEIAERLRFLDDVGVGYLTLARAAGTLSGGEAQRIRLATQIGSGLVGVLYILDEPSIGLHQRDNRKLIGTLERLRDQGNTVLVVEHDEDMMRSADHVIDMGPGAGLHGGRVVAQGTVAEIEAEPGSVTGAFLSGRRGVHVPAERREARGWLTVRGARENNLRGIDVGVPVGTLTCVTGVSGSGKSTLVNEVLLKALAGRLARRPRRPGAHDRIEGLDFFDKVIDIDQSPIGRTPRSNPATYTGLFDHIRQLFSMTQEARARGYTPGRFSFNVKGGRCEACKGDGTITIEMHFLPDVYVPCEVCGGRRYNRETLSVHYGGRTIHEVLEMSVEEAVEAFAAVPKIHRRLKTLHEVGLDYVRLGQPATTLSGGEAQRVKLATELSKVATGRTLYVLDEPTTGLHFADIEKLLEVLQRLVDAGNTVVVIEHNLDVIKCADWVIDLGPEGGSGGGALIAAGTPEEIAATPGSHTGEFLRPVLLDRRQPALAVGGA; from the coding sequence ATGGCCGCGACACGTCCCGAGCGGGCCGACGCGATCCGCGTCGTCGGCGCCCGCGAGCACAACCTGCGCGACGTCTCGGTCGACATCCCGCGCGACGAGCTCACCGTCATCACCGGGCTGTCGGGCAGCGGCAAGTCGAGCCTCGCGTTCGACACCCTCTACGCGGAGGGCCAGCGCCGCTACGTCGAGAGCCTGTCGGCGTACGCCCGCCAGTTCCTGGGACAGATGGACAAGCCCGACGTCGACCACATCGACGGGCTGTCGCCGGCGATCTCGATCGACCAGAAGACCACGAGCCGCAACCCGCGCTCGACCGTCGCCACGGTCACGGAGATCTACGACTACCTGCGCCTGCTGTTCGCCCGCGTCGGCGAGCCGCACTGCCCGGTGTGCGGCCGGCCGATCGCCGGGCAGAGCGTGGACCAGATCGCAGACCAGGTGCTGAGCCTGCCCGAGGGCACGCGCTTCCTCGTGCTGGCGCCGCTCGTGCGCGACCGCAAGGGCGAGCACCGGGACCTGCTCGAGCAGGTGCGGGCCGAGGGCTTCACCCGGGTGGCCGTCGACGGGACGACGTACACGCTCGACGAGGTGCCGCCGCTCGACAAGAAGTTCGCCCACACGATCGAGGTGGTCGTCGACCGGCTCGTGATGCGCGACGACCTGCGCCGGCGGCTGACGGACAGCCTCGAGACCGCCACCGGGCTCGCCGACGGGCTGGTGCGCATCGAGACGGCGCCCCGCGACGGCTCGCCGCCACAGAGCCACATCTACTCGGAGCGGTTCGCCTGCCCGGAGCACGGCGCCTCGCTGCCCGAGCTCGCCCCGCGGACCTTCTCGTTCAACACGCCCCACGGCGCGTGTCCCCAGTGCACGGGGCTCGGCTTCACCCAGGAGGTCGACCCCGAGCTGGTGGTCGACCCCGAGCGCACCCTCGCCGAGGGGGCGGTGCTGCCGTGGTGCGACCGCACCACCGACTACTACGACCTCATGCTGGCGGCCGTCGCGACCCAGCACGAGATCGATCTCAACACGCCGTGGCGCAAGCTGCCCGAGCGTCACCGCACGCTGCTGCTCAACGGGCCCAAGCGGCGCGAGCGCGTCTACCTCGGCACCCGGCGCAAGGGCGGCAGCTGGGGCTGGTTCGAGGGCGTCGTCCCGCAGCTGCGCCGGCAGCACACCACGTCGATGTCGCAGGCGGTGCGCGACTCGGTCGAGCAGTTCATGTCGCTGCGCCCCTGCCCGGCCTGCGGCGGCGCCCGGCTCAAGCCGGAGTCGCTCGCGGTGACGGTGGCCGGCCGCAGCATCCACGAGGTCTGCCTGCTGTCCGTGGGCGACGCCCTGGCCTTCTTCGGCGGCCTGGATCTGTCCGAGACCCAGGCGTTCATCGGCGCGCGGGTCATCCAGGAGATCGCGGAGCGACTGCGGTTCCTCGACGACGTGGGCGTCGGCTACCTGACGCTCGCCCGGGCGGCGGGCACCCTGTCGGGCGGCGAGGCGCAGCGCATCCGGCTCGCCACCCAGATCGGCTCCGGGCTGGTGGGCGTGCTCTACATCCTGGACGAGCCCTCCATCGGCCTGCACCAGCGCGACAACCGCAAGCTCATCGGCACGCTCGAGCGGCTGCGCGACCAGGGCAACACCGTGCTCGTGGTGGAGCACGACGAGGACATGATGCGCAGCGCGGACCACGTGATCGACATGGGGCCGGGCGCGGGGCTGCACGGCGGCCGCGTGGTGGCGCAGGGGACGGTGGCCGAGATCGAGGCCGAGCCGGGCTCGGTGACCGGCGCGTTCCTGTCCGGGCGGCGCGGCGTGCACGTGCCGGCCGAGCGGCGCGAGGCGCGCGGCTGGCTCACGGTGCGCGGCGCGCGCGAGAACAACCTGCGCGGCATCGACGTGGGCGTCCCGGTCGGCACCCTGACCTGCGTCACGGGCGTTTCGGGATCGGGCAAGAGCACGCTGGTCAACGAGGTGCTGCTCAAGGCGCTGGCCGGGCGTCTCGCCCGGCGCCCGCGCCGGCCGGGGGCGCACGACCGCATCGAGGGGCTCGACTTCTTCGACAAGGTCATCGACATCGACCAGTCGCCGATCGGCCGCACGCCGCGCTCCAACCCGGCCACCTACACGGGCCTGTTCGACCACATCCGCCAGCTCTTCTCGATGACCCAGGAGGCCCGCGCCCGCGGCTACACCCCGGGGCGCTTCTCGTTCAACGTCAAGGGCGGCCGCTGCGAGGCCTGCAAGGGCGACGGCACGATCACGATCGAGATGCACTTCCTGCCGGACGTCTACGTGCCGTGCGAGGTCTGCGGCGGCAGGCGCTACAACCGCGAGACGCTCTCGGTGCACTACGGCGGCCGCACCATCCACGAGGTGCTCGAGATGAGCGTCGAGGAGGCGGTGGAGGCGTTCGCCGCGGTGCCGAAGATCCACCGCCGCCTGAAGACCCTGCACGAGGTGGGCCTCGACTACGTGCGGCTGGGCCAGCCCGCCACGACCCTCTCGGGCGGCGAGGCGCAGCGCGTCAAGCTGGCCACCGAGCTGTCGAAGGTCGCGACGGGCCGCACGCTCTACGTGCTCGACGAGCCGACGACCGGCCTGCACTTCGCCGACATCGAGAAGCTCCTCGAGGTGCTTCAGCGCCTGGTCGATGCGGGTAACACCGTGGTCGTGATCGAGCACAACCTCGACGTCATCAAGTGCGCAGACTGGGTCATCGACCTCGGCCCCGAGGGGGGCTCCGGCGGCGGCGCGCTGATCGCGGCCGGCACCCCCGAGGAGATCGCCGCCACCCCCGGCTCGCACACCGGCGAGTTCCTGCGCCCCGTCCTGCTCGACCGCCGGCAGCCCGCGCTGGCCGTCGGCGGCGCATGA
- a CDS encoding VOC family protein: MSATMAAAAVATHEENRTVLPPRLSVVTLFTDDVPGLRRFYEGLGWPHAGPPRDDHAAFTMGGAALALWTLDEAGPEVVAPVRALGHPAPTATLAVNVRSGEEVDAAVEAARRAGATIVTEPEDKPWGGRSAVFCDPGGTAWEVTWAPGATVGDEPAVRWGHDPA; encoded by the coding sequence GTGTCCGCGACCATGGCCGCAGCCGCCGTCGCCACCCACGAGGAGAACCGGACCGTGCTCCCGCCACGCCTCAGCGTCGTGACCCTGTTCACCGATGACGTGCCCGGCCTGCGCCGCTTCTACGAGGGCCTCGGGTGGCCCCACGCGGGCCCGCCGCGCGACGACCACGCCGCGTTCACGATGGGTGGCGCCGCCCTGGCGCTGTGGACGCTCGACGAGGCCGGGCCGGAGGTGGTGGCGCCGGTCCGGGCGCTCGGACACCCGGCGCCGACGGCGACGCTGGCGGTCAACGTGCGCTCCGGCGAGGAGGTCGACGCCGCGGTCGAGGCGGCGCGGCGGGCCGGGGCGACGATCGTCACCGAGCCGGAGGACAAGCCGTGGGGCGGGCGGTCGGCGGTCTTCTGCGACCCCGGCGGCACGGCCTGGGAGGTCACCTGGGCGCCGGGGGCGACGGTCGGCGACGAGCCGGCCGTGCGGTGGGGGCACGACCCGGCCTGA
- a CDS encoding DUF1697 domain-containing protein, giving the protein MARRAALLRGVNLGPARRLAMPALRDALAAAGYDGVATALASGNVVLTTRERPSVTERRVREVVAERFGMDVDVVVRTAAEMGAIVEGNPLADVADDSRRLQVMFLGGEPAAGALEGLEAMDLGPDAVRVRGREVYVWSGGGIARSPALKELGRRPLGVTATARNWSTVLRLRGMLEA; this is encoded by the coding sequence GTGGCGCGGCGGGCCGCGCTGCTGCGCGGCGTGAACCTCGGGCCCGCCCGGCGGCTGGCGATGCCGGCGCTGCGCGACGCGCTCGCCGCCGCCGGCTACGACGGGGTGGCCACCGCGCTGGCGAGCGGCAACGTGGTGCTGACGACCCGCGAGCGCCCGTCCGTCACGGAGCGCCGCGTGCGGGAGGTCGTCGCGGAGCGCTTCGGCATGGACGTCGACGTGGTCGTGCGCACCGCGGCCGAGATGGGGGCGATCGTGGAGGGCAACCCGCTCGCGGACGTCGCCGACGACTCGCGGCGGCTGCAGGTGATGTTCCTCGGCGGCGAGCCGGCGGCCGGCGCGCTCGAGGGCCTGGAGGCCATGGACCTCGGGCCGGACGCGGTGCGCGTGCGCGGCCGCGAGGTCTACGTCTGGTCGGGCGGCGGCATCGCGCGCTCGCCGGCGCTGAAGGAGCTCGGCCGGCGCCCCCTTGGCGTCACGGCGACCGCGCGCAACTGGAGCACCGTGCTGCGGCTGCGCGGGATGCTGGAGGCCTGA
- the pta gene encoding phosphate acetyltransferase: MPTKSLYVASPEGHTGKSVVALGLAEVLSSRVRSVGVFRPVTRAAAGDDRPLGVLLGRLDADVPPESCVGVTYDAVHADPDAALAAIVERYRDASRDRDVVIILGSDYTDVASPAELAFNARVAANLGAPVLLVVSGRGRSPEEIVQLVAIGRGELAQGLARTAAVVVNRCDAGALEDVRASLAGTGLPTWALPEIPLLSAPLVKDLMGALDGTLLLGDPALLERAAEEMLVCGMNVEHVLERLVDGQLCVAAGDRPELLAALAAAHAAPGMPTLAGVVLNGGYHPGDEVVRLVQALDEHLPVVMTDHNSYDAARIVATTRGGLGDSRRKVDTALGVFERHVPADELMTILDVPASDVVTPLMFEAMIIERARAGRRHIVLPEGDDERVLRAASTLLSRGVVDLTLLGPEAALRARAVALGLDLRGARIVEPATSDLLEPYAVEYTRLRAHRGMTLERARAIVADVSYFGTMMVHMGDADGMVSGAAHSTAHTITPSFEIIRTRPGVSVASSVFFMCLADRVLVYGDCAVIPDPTVEQLADIAISAAGTAAWFGIEPRIAMLSYSTGASGSGAGVDKVRDATGLVRERRPDLLVDGPLQYDAAVDASVARTKMPGSDVAGRATVFVFPDLNTGNNTYKAVQRTAGAVAVGPVLQGLNKPVNDLSRGATVRDIVNTIAITAVQAAAMDAEREAAAAG; encoded by the coding sequence GTGCCGACGAAGAGCCTGTACGTCGCGTCGCCGGAGGGTCACACCGGCAAGTCGGTCGTGGCCCTGGGCCTCGCGGAGGTCCTGAGCAGCCGCGTCCGCAGCGTCGGCGTGTTCCGCCCGGTCACCCGCGCGGCCGCCGGCGACGACCGCCCGCTGGGGGTGCTGCTGGGCCGGCTCGACGCCGACGTCCCGCCCGAGTCGTGCGTGGGCGTCACCTACGACGCCGTCCACGCCGACCCCGACGCCGCGCTGGCCGCCATCGTGGAGCGCTATCGCGACGCCTCCCGCGACCGCGACGTGGTGATCATCCTCGGCTCCGACTACACCGACGTCGCGAGCCCGGCGGAGCTCGCCTTCAACGCGCGCGTGGCCGCCAACCTCGGCGCGCCCGTGCTGCTGGTGGTCAGCGGGCGGGGGCGTTCGCCCGAGGAGATCGTCCAGCTCGTGGCGATCGGCCGCGGCGAGCTCGCGCAGGGGCTCGCGCGCACGGCGGCCGTGGTCGTCAACCGCTGCGACGCGGGGGCGCTCGAGGACGTGCGCGCGTCGCTCGCGGGCACCGGCCTGCCGACGTGGGCGCTGCCGGAGATCCCGCTCCTGTCGGCGCCGCTCGTCAAGGACCTGATGGGCGCGCTCGACGGCACCCTGCTGCTCGGCGACCCGGCCCTGCTGGAGCGCGCCGCCGAGGAGATGCTCGTGTGCGGCATGAACGTGGAGCACGTGCTCGAGCGGCTGGTCGATGGCCAGCTGTGCGTGGCGGCCGGCGACCGCCCCGAACTGCTGGCGGCGCTGGCGGCCGCCCACGCGGCCCCCGGCATGCCGACGCTCGCCGGCGTGGTGCTGAACGGCGGCTACCACCCGGGCGACGAGGTGGTGCGGCTCGTCCAGGCCCTCGACGAGCACCTGCCCGTGGTCATGACCGACCACAACTCCTACGACGCCGCCCGCATCGTCGCCACCACGCGCGGCGGTCTCGGCGACAGCCGTCGCAAGGTCGACACGGCGCTGGGCGTGTTCGAGCGGCACGTGCCGGCCGACGAGCTGATGACCATCCTCGACGTGCCGGCGAGCGACGTGGTCACGCCGCTGATGTTCGAGGCGATGATCATCGAGCGGGCGCGGGCCGGGCGGCGGCACATCGTGCTGCCCGAGGGCGACGACGAGCGCGTGCTGCGGGCGGCGTCGACGCTCCTGTCGCGGGGGGTCGTCGATCTCACCCTGCTCGGCCCCGAGGCCGCCCTGCGCGCCCGGGCGGTGGCGCTGGGGCTCGACCTGCGGGGCGCGCGGATCGTGGAGCCTGCGACCTCCGACCTGCTGGAGCCCTACGCCGTCGAGTACACCCGGCTGCGCGCCCACCGCGGCATGACGCTCGAGCGCGCCCGCGCGATCGTGGCCGACGTCTCCTACTTCGGGACGATGATGGTCCACATGGGCGACGCCGACGGCATGGTCTCGGGCGCCGCGCACTCGACGGCGCACACGATCACGCCGTCCTTCGAGATCATCAGGACGCGGCCGGGCGTCTCCGTGGCCTCGTCGGTGTTCTTCATGTGCCTGGCCGACCGGGTGCTGGTGTACGGCGACTGCGCCGTCATCCCCGACCCCACCGTCGAGCAGCTCGCCGACATCGCGATCTCGGCCGCCGGCACCGCGGCCTGGTTCGGCATCGAGCCGCGCATCGCGATGCTGTCGTACTCCACCGGCGCCTCGGGCAGCGGGGCCGGCGTGGACAAGGTGCGCGACGCCACCGGGCTGGTGCGCGAGCGCCGGCCCGACCTGCTGGTCGACGGGCCGCTCCAGTACGACGCGGCGGTCGACGCCTCGGTGGCCCGCACGAAGATGCCCGGGTCCGACGTGGCCGGCCGGGCGACGGTGTTCGTCTTCCCCGACCTCAACACCGGCAACAACACGTACAAGGCCGTGCAGCGCACGGCGGGCGCGGTCGCCGTGGGCCCCGTGCTGCAGGGGCTCAACAAGCCGGTCAACGACCTCTCGCGCGGGGCGACCGTGCGGGACATCGTGAACACGATCGCGATCACCGCCGTGCAGGCGGCGGCGATGGACGCCGAGCGCGAGGCGGCGGCGGCCGGGTGA
- a CDS encoding nitroreductase family protein — translation MEPPSADELLSTTRSVRRRLDLTRPVERRLIEECLALAQQAPSGGNRQGAVFVVVTDPGSRRALGELYRSAWDRYLAEGVGAGRPGAAATPSTPAQQRRIGRSAAHLAEHLGEVPVHVIPCHRGRTEGAPQVVQASAWGSVLPAAWSFMLAARARGLGSAWTTLHLFHEREAAELLGIPYEEYSQAALIPVAHVVGSGFRPAPRAPLGEFARWEAW, via the coding sequence GTGGAGCCGCCCTCCGCAGACGAGCTCCTCTCCACGACGCGGAGCGTCCGTCGCCGGCTGGACCTGACCCGGCCGGTCGAGCGACGCCTGATCGAGGAGTGCCTCGCGCTGGCCCAGCAGGCCCCGAGCGGCGGCAACCGGCAGGGCGCCGTGTTCGTCGTGGTCACCGACCCCGGCAGCCGCCGGGCCCTCGGCGAGCTGTACCGCTCCGCGTGGGACCGCTACCTGGCCGAGGGCGTCGGCGCCGGCAGGCCCGGCGCGGCCGCGACCCCGTCGACGCCCGCCCAGCAGCGCCGCATCGGCCGCTCGGCGGCGCACCTCGCGGAGCACCTCGGCGAGGTGCCGGTCCACGTCATCCCCTGCCACCGCGGCCGCACCGAGGGCGCGCCCCAGGTGGTCCAGGCGTCGGCGTGGGGGTCGGTGCTGCCGGCTGCCTGGAGCTTCATGCTCGCCGCCCGCGCGCGCGGCCTCGGGTCGGCCTGGACCACCCTCCACCTCTTCCACGAGCGCGAGGCGGCCGAGCTCCTCGGCATCCCGTACGAGGAGTACTCGCAGGCCGCCCTCATCCCCGTCGCCCACGTGGTGGGGTCGGGGTTCCGGCCGGCGCCCCGGGCTCCGCTCGGGGAGTTCGCCCGGTGGGAGGCCTGGTAG
- a CDS encoding acetate/propionate family kinase yields MSGAVLVLNCGSSSIKYELLRPREGARVARGLVERIGEGSAAVRHVHAGATTSREEALPTHRDALRTVLGLFDEAGPPLAEAGVVAVGHRVVMGGRRFDRPTLIDEEVVATIDRLSPLAPLHNPPNLAGITVARELLPGVPHVAVFDTAFFHDLPPAAATYAIDRATAEAHGIRRYGFHGTSHRWVSRRGPEAIGRGPDGLRQVILHLGNGASASAVVDGAPVDTSMGLTPLEGLVMGTRGGDIDPGVLLHLHRAAGMGVDEIDDLLNRRSGLKGLSGRNDMREVRRLAEAGDADARLALDVAAHRLRKYVGAYAATMGGIDLLAFTGGIGENDAATRAATAEGLGFLGVAVDPARNAAPGDGPRRISPDGAAVDVLVVPTDEELAIALDTMAVVEGAADPATAGAAAAATPPA; encoded by the coding sequence GTGAGCGGCGCCGTCCTCGTGCTCAACTGCGGCTCGTCGTCGATCAAGTACGAGCTGCTGCGCCCGCGCGAGGGCGCGCGGGTGGCGCGCGGCCTGGTCGAGCGCATCGGCGAGGGCTCGGCCGCCGTGCGGCACGTCCACGCCGGGGCGACCACCTCGCGCGAGGAGGCGCTCCCCACCCACCGCGACGCGCTCCGCACGGTGCTGGGGCTGTTCGACGAGGCCGGGCCCCCGCTGGCCGAGGCGGGCGTGGTGGCCGTGGGCCACCGCGTGGTGATGGGCGGCCGCCGCTTCGACCGGCCCACGCTCATCGACGAGGAGGTGGTCGCGACCATCGACCGCCTCTCCCCGCTCGCGCCGCTGCACAACCCGCCCAACCTGGCCGGCATCACGGTGGCGCGCGAGCTGCTGCCGGGGGTGCCGCACGTCGCGGTCTTCGACACCGCCTTCTTCCATGACCTGCCGCCGGCGGCCGCCACCTACGCCATCGACCGCGCGACGGCCGAGGCGCACGGCATCCGCCGCTACGGCTTCCACGGCACCTCGCACCGCTGGGTCTCGCGCAGGGGTCCCGAGGCGATCGGCCGCGGCCCCGACGGGCTGCGCCAGGTGATCCTCCACCTCGGCAACGGCGCCTCCGCCTCGGCGGTGGTCGACGGCGCTCCGGTCGACACGTCCATGGGCCTCACGCCGCTCGAGGGCCTCGTGATGGGCACCCGGGGCGGCGACATCGACCCCGGCGTGCTGCTGCACCTGCACCGCGCGGCCGGCATGGGGGTCGACGAGATCGACGACCTCCTCAACCGCCGCTCCGGGCTGAAGGGGCTGAGCGGGCGCAACGACATGCGCGAGGTGCGCCGCCTGGCCGAGGCCGGCGACGCCGACGCCCGGCTGGCGCTCGACGTGGCCGCCCACCGGCTGCGCAAGTACGTGGGCGCCTACGCCGCGACCATGGGCGGCATCGACCTGCTCGCCTTCACCGGCGGCATCGGCGAGAACGACGCCGCCACCCGCGCCGCGACCGCGGAGGGGCTCGGCTTCCTCGGCGTCGCGGTCGACCCGGCGCGCAACGCGGCGCCCGGCGACGGCCCCCGGCGCATCTCGCCCGACGGCGCGGCGGTCGACGTGCTGGTGGTGCCGACCGACGAGGAGCTGGCGATCGCCCTCGACACGATGGCGGTCGTGGAGGGGGCGGCGGACCCGGCGACCGCGGGGGCGGCGGCGGCGGCCACGCCGCCCGCCTGA
- a CDS encoding VOC family protein — MPFELDHTMIRVLDEERSLAFYGVLGFDERRRARVGGDTATVIFLGLPGDGARLELTLNDGRTEPYGHGEAYGHIALTTPDLDAELARLAEHGIEPEKPPYASRPGGSRICFVRDPDGYRIELIERRAG, encoded by the coding sequence ATGCCGTTCGAGCTCGACCACACCATGATCCGCGTCCTCGACGAGGAGCGCTCGCTCGCCTTCTACGGCGTGCTGGGCTTCGACGAGCGCCGCCGCGCGCGGGTGGGCGGCGATACGGCCACCGTCATCTTCCTCGGCCTGCCCGGCGACGGCGCCCGGCTCGAGCTGACCCTCAACGACGGCCGCACCGAACCCTACGGGCACGGCGAGGCCTACGGCCACATCGCCCTCACCACCCCCGACCTCGACGCCGAGCTCGCCCGGCTGGCCGAGCACGGGATCGAGCCGGAGAAGCCGCCCTACGCCTCGCGGCCCGGCGGCTCGCGCATCTGCTTCGTGCGCGACCCGGACGGCTACCGGATCGAGCTGATCGAGCGCCGCGCGGGGTAG